From a region of the Teredinibacter turnerae genome:
- the tsaE gene encoding tRNA (adenosine(37)-N6)-threonylcarbamoyltransferase complex ATPase subunit type 1 TsaE codes for MSQSTPSPLTTAVYLADEAATVAAGRALGECLTPGVVVYLDGVLGAGKTTFCRGVLSAFGHSGAVKSPTYTLVEPYAFSAANIYHFDLYRLADPEELEYLGIRDYFSSDAISLIEWPVRGEGFLPSADFIAKVLPEGHGRRLELIALSKTGASVVQAFTDKTG; via the coding sequence TTGAGCCAGTCAACGCCCAGCCCGTTAACAACGGCAGTTTATCTCGCCGATGAAGCTGCGACTGTCGCAGCAGGTCGGGCATTGGGTGAATGTCTAACTCCAGGAGTGGTGGTCTACCTGGATGGTGTACTGGGCGCAGGTAAAACGACTTTCTGCCGTGGTGTGTTGTCTGCGTTTGGTCATTCAGGTGCGGTTAAGAGCCCAACCTATACCCTTGTGGAACCTTATGCTTTTTCTGCGGCCAATATTTATCATTTTGACCTCTATCGGCTGGCGGATCCAGAAGAGCTGGAGTACCTCGGTATCCGGGATTATTTTTCCAGCGACGCGATCTCGCTGATAGAGTGGCCGGTGCGGGGCGAGGGTTTTTTGCCATCAGCTGACTTTATCGCTAAGGTATTACCAGAGGGCCATGGCCGCCGACTGGAACTAATTGCGCTGAGCAAAACAGGCGCGAGCGTTGTGCAGGCCTTTACAGATAAAACGGGTTAA
- a CDS encoding N-acetylmuramoyl-L-alanine amidase translates to MGKSRKNRLYGSVVALCLLFLVAAFSSQLSYAADVNSVRLWRAPDHTRLVFDLSAPVEHKIFPLKSPARLVIDIADSAIKSAPTDLEFSETPISKLRYGRRNDKDLRVVLDLTDDIKPRSFVLAKHGDKHDRLVIDLYDKENETVKTVSEVTDIGQGRRDIIVAIDAGHGGEDPGALGPKKIREKDIVYKISQQLQKMVDAEPGYKAHMVRSGDYYIPLRKRRNTAREVRADIFISIHADAFKNPQASGASVFALSRRGATSETARFLASKENEADLIGGVGGVSLGDVDEMLAGVLVDLSMTASLAHSLDVGARVLGEIGKITKLHKHQVEQAGFAVLKSPDVPSILVETGFISNPEEARKLNTFGHRKKLAEAILSGVKAYFQDTPPAGSLVAWKKYGSGELSHTIAKGDTLTGIANHYRVSVNDIKAANGLTNTQIKIGQILKIPAS, encoded by the coding sequence GTGGGAAAGTCCCGTAAAAACAGGTTGTACGGCAGTGTTGTTGCCTTGTGCCTGCTTTTTCTGGTTGCTGCCTTTTCATCGCAACTTAGCTACGCCGCAGACGTTAATAGTGTTCGCCTGTGGCGAGCGCCGGACCACACGCGCTTGGTTTTCGATCTTAGTGCGCCGGTGGAACACAAAATTTTCCCATTGAAATCGCCCGCCCGCCTTGTTATCGATATTGCGGATTCTGCCATTAAGTCTGCGCCCACGGATCTTGAATTTAGCGAAACGCCTATTTCCAAGCTGCGCTATGGTCGGCGCAACGATAAAGATTTGCGTGTCGTGCTGGATCTCACCGACGATATCAAACCACGTAGTTTTGTGCTGGCGAAGCATGGGGATAAACACGATCGTCTGGTAATCGATCTGTACGACAAAGAAAACGAAACCGTGAAAACGGTGAGTGAAGTAACCGACATCGGCCAGGGGCGTCGGGATATTATTGTCGCAATTGACGCAGGGCACGGTGGCGAAGATCCCGGTGCGCTGGGGCCGAAAAAGATTCGCGAAAAAGACATCGTCTATAAAATCAGTCAGCAATTGCAAAAGATGGTGGACGCGGAACCTGGCTACAAGGCGCATATGGTACGCAGCGGCGATTACTATATTCCGTTGCGAAAACGTCGCAACACCGCACGTGAAGTGCGCGCAGATATTTTTATCTCCATTCATGCGGACGCGTTTAAAAACCCTCAGGCCAGCGGTGCGTCCGTATTTGCGTTATCCCGCCGTGGTGCTACGTCTGAAACCGCCCGTTTTCTAGCGTCAAAAGAAAACGAGGCCGACCTTATCGGTGGTGTTGGTGGTGTCAGCCTCGGCGATGTGGATGAGATGCTTGCTGGCGTGCTGGTGGACTTATCCATGACGGCGTCTTTGGCGCACAGCCTGGACGTGGGCGCGAGGGTGCTCGGCGAGATCGGCAAAATCACCAAATTACACAAACATCAGGTGGAGCAGGCAGGGTTTGCTGTATTGAAATCCCCGGACGTGCCCTCAATTCTTGTCGAGACCGGCTTTATTTCCAACCCTGAAGAGGCGCGCAAGCTTAATACCTTTGGGCACCGGAAAAAGCTGGCGGAGGCGATTTTAAGTGGCGTTAAAGCCTATTTTCAGGATACGCCTCCAGCGGGCAGCCTTGTCGCCTGGAAAAAATACGGCTCGGGTGAGCTGAGCCACACAATCGCCAAAGGCGATACCTTAACCGGTATTGCAAACCATTATCGTGTCTCTGTTAATGATATTAAAGCGGCCAACGGTTTGACCAACACGCAAATTAAGATCGGCCAAATTCTCAAAATTCCTGCATCCTAA